The Manis javanica isolate MJ-LG chromosome 6, MJ_LKY, whole genome shotgun sequence genome contains a region encoding:
- the LOC118968809 gene encoding olfactory receptor 8B3-like yields the protein MPTGNGSFLTEFILVGLTDQPDLQLPLFFLFLGMYLVTAMGNLGMILLIGLNSHLHTPMYFFLFNLSFIDFCYCSVFTPKMLLDFLSKKNVISYMGCMSQLYFFCFFAISECYVLTSMAYDRYVAICNPLLYNAAMSPKVCSSLMVGSYLVAFSGSMAHTGCMLRLTFCDANTINHYLCDILPLLQLSCTSTYVNELVVFIVVGINIIVPSLTIFVSYGFILSSIFCMSSTEGRSKAFSTCSSHIIAVSLFFGSCAFMYLQPSSAGSMDEGKISSVFYSNVVPMMNPLIYSLRNKNVKRALCKTLSRMIF from the coding sequence ATGCCTACTGGAAATGGCTCTTTCCTGACTGAATTCATTCTGGTGGGATTAACAGACCAACCAGATCTCCAGCTCCCCCTGTTCTTCCTGTTTCTAGGAATGTATTTGGTCACGGCAATGGGAAATTTGGGCATGATACTTCTAATTGGGCTGAATTCACACCTCCACactcccatgtactttttcctctttAACTTGTCCTTTATAGACTTCTGCTATTGTTCTGTGTTTACACCAAAAATGCTGCTGGATTTCTTATCAAAGAAGAATGTTATTTCCTACATGGGGTGCATGAGTCAGCtttactttttctgtttctttgctatttctgaATGCTATGTGCTGACATCAATGGCCTATgatcgctatgtggccatctgcaacccACTCTTGTATAATGCTGCCATGTCCCCTAAAGTATGTTCCAGCCTTATGGTTGGTTCATACTTGGTGGCCTTTTCTGGCTCCATGGCCCACACTGGATGCATGCTGAGACTGACCTTCTGTGATGCCAACACCATCAACCATTATTTGTGTGACATCCTCCCTCTCCTCCAGCTCTCCTGCACCAGCACGTACGTCAATGAGCTGGTGGTGTTCATTGTGGTGGGTATCAACATCATTGTGCCCAGCCTCACCATCTTTGTCTCCTACGGTTTCATCCTCTCCAGTATCTTCTGCATGAGCTCCACTGAGGGCAGATCCAAAGCCTTCAGCACCTGCAGCTCCcacatcattgctgtttctttgttctttggatCATGTGCATTTATGTATCTCCAACCTTCTTCTGCTGGGTCTATGGATGAGGGAAAAATCTCTTCTGTCTTTTATTCCAATGTGGTCCCCATGATGAACCCCTTAATCTACAGTTTGAGGAACAAGAATGTTAAACGTGCTCTGTGCAAAACCCTGAGTAGAATGATATTTTGA